A window of the Butyricimonas virosa genome harbors these coding sequences:
- a CDS encoding DMT family transporter: protein MKIGALYALLSVITWSIISVITRFCLLNYEANILVFASMQIFAGGVALLLIRKPVTAEGWKAGVGYSWLYTLLQIFRNFFLAAVYLYITSTETSLLINIEVVVTAILAYIFFKRKPHSSDIVGMLVITVGIILFIRTLPETIQLRVSILVSLAVLASCTRAIVVEKTTVASPNTSVRQKCGISGFTMFWGGTSVILFLTLIALVEHYFAKELMAVPFSMLYLPKLTEIFHPMTIIAACVTGFLLTSLSTYLYYATLQTATAETFMTFRAFQPMLTFGLEAWIAVYSIDLRPDLDTRDYILACIIILGSLLILIMPPKRVEENRSKQYMTD from the coding sequence ATGAAAATAGGTGCTTTATATGCCTTACTATCAGTCATAACATGGTCGATCATCAGTGTCATCACCCGTTTTTGCCTGTTAAACTACGAGGCCAACATTCTCGTGTTCGCCTCCATGCAAATTTTCGCCGGGGGAGTCGCACTATTACTTATCCGAAAACCCGTAACTGCGGAAGGCTGGAAAGCAGGCGTCGGTTATTCATGGCTGTACACGCTACTGCAAATATTCCGGAATTTCTTTCTAGCCGCAGTTTACCTGTACATCACCAGTACTGAAACCAGCTTGTTAATCAATATAGAAGTTGTAGTAACAGCAATACTGGCCTACATCTTTTTCAAGAGAAAACCCCACAGCAGCGACATCGTGGGGATGCTAGTGATCACGGTAGGCATTATCCTGTTTATCCGTACCCTCCCGGAAACCATACAGCTACGGGTCTCCATTCTCGTCTCCCTGGCAGTTCTGGCAAGTTGTACACGAGCCATCGTGGTCGAGAAAACCACTGTCGCCAGTCCCAATACCTCCGTACGCCAAAAATGCGGGATCTCCGGGTTCACCATGTTTTGGGGCGGCACGTCAGTCATACTTTTCTTGACCTTAATCGCCCTCGTGGAACACTATTTTGCCAAAGAACTCATGGCCGTTCCGTTTTCAATGCTCTACCTGCCTAAGCTCACGGAGATATTCCACCCGATGACGATTATCGCCGCCTGCGTGACAGGTTTCCTACTCACCTCACTCTCCACGTACCTGTACTACGCCACTCTGCAAACGGCAACTGCCGAAACCTTCATGACCTTCCGGGCCTTCCAGCCCATGTTAACCTTCGGTCTGGAGGCATGGATTGCAGTCTACTCCATCGACTTACGTCCGGATCTGGACACGAGAGATTATATCCTAGCCTGCATTATCATCCTAGGTTCCCTACTAATCTTGATCATGCCTCCCAAACGAGTGGAAGAAAATCGCTCGAAACAATACATGACGGACTAA
- a CDS encoding aldehyde dehydrogenase codes for MVESEIRKEEYTIPLREFFYKGTTRDVDCRIGRLKALRRAITGQMEEINAALWRDLRKSGGESYLTEIGMVLGEIDYHVKHLRQWVKPRRLATPLAFWPSKSRIMYEPYGVVLIIAPWNYPFQLLLEPLIGAISAGNCAVLKPSPFAPATAEVIKKIIAAVFEPGYVSVFDGEGDVVEQLLRERFDYIFFTGGSRFGQYVMEMAAKHLTPVTLELGGKSPCIVGRGANVKIAARRTAWGKFINAGQTCVAPDYVFVYEDQRAEFVEAVRLAVKRFYGDYPYESPDYPRIVHREGTERLARLMHSSGQVVVGGEVNVEEKYIAPTVLIDVEADSPIMREEIFGPILPVLTYREIDDVIRFVNKREKPLALYYFGPEQEAREVLNRTSSGGACVNDTIVHLANPRLPFGGVGMSGVGKYHGKASFELFSNLRSVVKSFTFFDNHFRYAPYKHLNLLKKFM; via the coding sequence ATGGTAGAATCGGAAATTAGAAAAGAGGAGTACACGATTCCTTTACGGGAGTTTTTTTACAAGGGAACGACAAGGGATGTTGATTGTAGGATAGGACGTTTGAAGGCGTTGAGGCGGGCTATTACCGGACAGATGGAAGAGATAAATGCGGCGTTGTGGCGTGATTTGAGAAAGTCGGGGGGAGAGTCTTACCTGACGGAGATCGGTATGGTGTTGGGAGAGATTGACTATCACGTGAAACATCTGAGACAGTGGGTGAAACCCCGACGATTGGCAACCCCGCTGGCTTTTTGGCCCTCGAAAAGCCGGATCATGTACGAGCCGTATGGCGTTGTGTTGATCATTGCCCCTTGGAATTACCCGTTTCAATTATTGTTGGAACCTTTAATTGGTGCCATCTCTGCTGGGAATTGTGCCGTGTTGAAACCATCTCCTTTTGCCCCGGCAACGGCAGAGGTTATAAAGAAGATTATTGCGGCGGTTTTTGAACCCGGTTATGTCTCTGTGTTTGATGGAGAAGGGGATGTGGTGGAGCAGTTGTTGAGAGAGCGTTTTGATTATATTTTTTTCACGGGAGGTTCCCGTTTCGGACAGTATGTTATGGAAATGGCAGCGAAACATTTAACCCCAGTAACTTTGGAGTTGGGAGGAAAAAGTCCTTGTATCGTGGGGCGTGGTGCGAACGTGAAGATAGCAGCTCGTCGTACGGCTTGGGGAAAGTTTATCAATGCCGGGCAGACGTGTGTTGCCCCCGATTACGTGTTTGTGTATGAAGATCAAAGGGCAGAGTTTGTTGAGGCCGTAAGACTGGCCGTGAAACGATTTTATGGGGATTACCCGTATGAAAGTCCTGATTATCCGCGGATTGTTCACCGGGAGGGGACAGAAAGGTTAGCGCGCTTGATGCACTCTTCTGGACAGGTGGTTGTCGGGGGTGAGGTGAACGTGGAGGAAAAGTATATTGCTCCTACGGTACTGATTGACGTGGAGGCTGATAGTCCGATCATGCGGGAAGAAATATTCGGTCCCATTCTGCCCGTGCTGACTTATCGGGAGATAGATGACGTGATTCGTTTCGTGAATAAGCGGGAGAAACCCTTGGCCCTATATTATTTCGGCCCCGAACAAGAGGCTCGTGAAGTTTTAAACCGAACCTCTTCGGGTGGGGCTTGTGTGAACGACACGATCGTGCATCTGGCAAATCCCCGTTTGCCTTTTGGGGGAGTGGGGATGAGTGGAGTCGGAAAGTATCACGGGAAAGCGAGTTTTGAACTTTTTAGTAATTTACGTTCCGTGGTAAAATCTTTTACATTTTTTGATAACCATTTTCGCTATGCCCCGTATAAACACTTGAATTTATTGAAAAAATTCATGTAA
- the rd gene encoding rubredoxin — translation MKKYICTVCSYIYDPAVGDPDGGIAPGTAFEDIPEDWVCPLCGVGKEDFEPVEE, via the coding sequence ATGAAAAAGTACATTTGCACAGTATGTAGCTATATTTATGATCCTGCAGTAGGTGATCCAGATGGTGGAATCGCACCTGGAACCGCATTTGAAGATATTCCGGAAGATTGGGTTTGCCCGCTTTGTGGCGTTGGTAAAGAAGATTTCGAACCGGTGGAGGAGTAA
- a CDS encoding fumarate hydratase has protein sequence MAEFKYQEPFPIQKDSTEYRLLTKDYVKTIEVEGRKILKIQKEGLELLAREAYADVSFYLRASHLQKLANILKDPEASDNDKFVAHTMLMNQVVSAEGELPTCQDTGTAIAIGKKGENVWTDGNDAEAISKGVFETYRDRNLRYSQVVPYTMFDEKNSGTNLPAQIDLYATQGNKYEFLFITKGGGSANKTFLYQQTKALLTEEALTKFIKDKVKDLGTSACPPYHLAVVIGGTSAEACLTTVKKASAGYYDNLPTEGNDGGQAFRDLEWETKIQKICQDMGIGAQFGGKYWVHDVRVIRMPRHAASCPVGIGVSCSADRNIKAKITEDGIFLEQLEKNPARFLPAENPALAPAVNIDLDQPMEEVLKELRKYPVKTRLNLSGTLIVARDIAHARIKAMLDEGKPMPEYFKNHPIYYAGPAKTPKGMASGSFGPTTAGRMDPYVDLFQDHGGSMIMVAKGNRSQAVTDACKKHGGFYLGSIGGPAAILAKESIKSVEIVAFEELGMEAIRKIRVENFPAFIIVDDKGNDFFAEWAH, from the coding sequence ATGGCAGAATTCAAGTATCAAGAACCATTTCCGATTCAAAAAGACAGTACGGAATATCGTTTACTGACAAAAGACTACGTGAAAACCATCGAAGTTGAAGGACGTAAAATATTGAAAATTCAAAAAGAAGGGCTTGAATTACTCGCCCGTGAAGCCTATGCAGATGTTTCTTTTTACCTGCGTGCCTCTCACTTGCAGAAATTAGCCAACATACTGAAAGATCCAGAAGCCAGCGACAATGATAAATTCGTGGCTCATACCATGTTGATGAACCAAGTGGTTTCCGCTGAAGGTGAACTACCCACTTGTCAAGACACGGGTACTGCTATCGCTATCGGTAAGAAAGGAGAAAACGTATGGACTGACGGCAATGACGCAGAAGCCATCAGTAAGGGAGTTTTCGAAACCTATCGGGATCGCAACCTGCGTTATTCTCAAGTAGTACCCTACACGATGTTCGATGAGAAAAACAGTGGTACAAACCTACCGGCTCAAATTGACCTATATGCCACTCAAGGGAATAAATACGAGTTTCTGTTCATCACCAAAGGCGGTGGCTCTGCAAACAAAACGTTCTTGTATCAACAGACCAAAGCTCTGTTGACCGAGGAAGCACTGACCAAGTTCATCAAGGACAAAGTGAAAGACCTAGGAACATCAGCCTGTCCTCCCTACCACCTGGCAGTAGTTATCGGGGGAACCTCTGCCGAGGCCTGTCTGACAACCGTAAAGAAAGCATCTGCGGGATATTATGATAATCTTCCAACCGAAGGGAATGATGGCGGTCAGGCATTCCGGGATTTGGAATGGGAAACCAAAATTCAGAAAATCTGTCAAGACATGGGTATCGGGGCCCAATTTGGGGGTAAATACTGGGTACACGACGTGCGTGTCATCCGTATGCCTCGTCATGCGGCATCTTGCCCCGTGGGTATCGGTGTAAGTTGTAGTGCCGATCGGAACATCAAAGCCAAAATCACGGAAGACGGTATCTTCCTGGAACAACTGGAAAAGAACCCGGCTCGTTTCTTACCGGCAGAGAACCCGGCATTAGCACCCGCCGTGAACATCGACCTCGACCAACCGATGGAAGAGGTATTAAAAGAACTAAGAAAATATCCGGTTAAAACCCGTCTGAACTTGTCCGGAACACTTATCGTTGCCCGTGATATCGCACACGCCCGCATCAAAGCCATGCTGGATGAAGGCAAGCCCATGCCGGAATACTTTAAGAATCATCCGATTTACTATGCAGGACCGGCTAAAACCCCGAAAGGAATGGCCTCCGGAAGTTTCGGACCTACCACGGCAGGACGTATGGATCCCTATGTTGACCTATTCCAAGATCATGGCGGCTCTATGATCATGGTTGCCAAAGGAAACCGTTCACAAGCTGTTACAGATGCTTGTAAAAAACACGGTGGTTTCTACTTAGGATCAATCGGTGGACCAGCAGCTATCTTGGCCAAGGAAAGCATTAAATCAGTAGAAATCGTAGCCTTTGAAGAATTGGGAATGGAAGCTATCCGTAAAATACGGGTGGAAAACTTCCCGGCATTCATCATCGTGGATGACAAGGGAAATGACTTCTTTGCCGAATGGGCACACTAA
- a CDS encoding zinc-dependent metalloprotease, translating into MRKILLAVVTLSLLAGSTAQAFPFKKKKKKAKTEQTATPPAPKESAFDKQVKGAKHLPGVIDAYYTPKGTLMWAIQARNLDKIYLIANRLSETSAPTDFVAGQMIDDPFMVRFSTDSTNVYMHSVLCEDVLREGDPIAPSFKRNFNDPIMKTFEVKATKGDTLLIDMTAFFGRDEKCITPMGSSPMTGKKPSAMFDPSASRVKEVKNFPRNMEISSQMNYNGQNGPLTLVVRRSIVELDKDPMPIRYKDRRVGYFSTPRNFYTSDKDRVEDFEFIHRWRIEPKDMAAYLCGELVEPVKPIIFYVDNAFPEKWRGAVKQGIEDWNIAFEKAGFKNVVIAKDYPTDDPNFDPDDIRYNCVRYAVTPTANAMGPSYVDPRSGEILVADVIWYHNVISLVHDWRFVQTGAVDPRVRTEVFSDDVMNESLRYVASHEIGHTLGLMHNMGASYSFPVDSLRSPSFTKKYGTTPSIMDYARNNYVAQPGDYERGVNLVPPVLGVYDIYAINWGYRIIPNANTPEAEVATLNSWIEEKSDDPMYRFGAQQFPQTLDPTDQTEDLGDDHVKANSLCIKNLKIIMNNLEQWCSKPGASYKDIKMYYNGILSQYQRMLSHVLAYPGGVEFTDLVQDGKGGVAKKYIPRTKQQEAIKWLVNEVTTCPKWLITNDLREKLELNPNMYDQLQYAVVGKIFNAATLGSIYEGERSGQKDAYKLDAYVNDAYKLLMAPTLASRSLSHEEMNLQAALVTIASQMSGLQATPAASAPKRLTSIDPTEALATLENSVNSQHKLCSHAACNLGEYDYFRMTMNAATLPASVGRPAMLSLLKKVQALYKEKRGTGNAATRAFYDYQIITIDKLFKD; encoded by the coding sequence ATGAGGAAAATTTTACTCGCGGTTGTCACCCTGTCACTACTTGCAGGGTCCACGGCACAAGCTTTCCCTTTCAAGAAAAAGAAGAAAAAAGCAAAAACCGAACAGACCGCAACACCTCCCGCTCCTAAAGAATCTGCTTTCGACAAGCAAGTGAAAGGAGCTAAGCACTTACCGGGAGTTATTGATGCTTACTACACCCCAAAAGGAACCTTAATGTGGGCAATTCAGGCCCGTAATTTGGACAAGATCTACTTGATTGCCAATCGTCTTTCTGAAACCAGCGCCCCTACCGATTTCGTGGCAGGCCAGATGATCGACGATCCGTTCATGGTTCGTTTCTCAACGGATTCCACGAACGTATACATGCACTCAGTGCTTTGCGAGGACGTGTTAAGAGAAGGTGATCCTATCGCCCCATCTTTCAAACGGAACTTCAATGACCCGATCATGAAGACCTTCGAGGTGAAAGCCACCAAGGGCGACACGCTGTTGATCGACATGACCGCATTCTTCGGACGGGATGAAAAATGTATTACCCCGATGGGCTCCAGCCCGATGACGGGTAAAAAACCGAGCGCCATGTTCGACCCATCCGCATCTCGCGTGAAAGAGGTAAAGAACTTCCCTCGAAACATGGAAATCTCCTCTCAAATGAACTATAACGGCCAAAACGGTCCTCTTACCCTTGTTGTTCGTCGTTCCATTGTTGAACTGGATAAAGATCCCATGCCCATACGTTACAAAGACAGACGTGTTGGTTATTTCAGTACTCCCCGGAACTTCTACACGAGCGATAAAGACCGCGTGGAAGATTTCGAATTCATCCACCGTTGGAGAATCGAGCCGAAAGATATGGCTGCTTACTTGTGCGGAGAACTCGTGGAACCGGTAAAACCGATTATATTCTACGTGGATAATGCTTTCCCTGAAAAATGGAGAGGTGCCGTTAAACAAGGTATCGAGGACTGGAACATCGCTTTCGAAAAAGCAGGTTTCAAAAATGTAGTTATCGCCAAAGATTACCCGACCGACGATCCGAACTTTGACCCGGACGATATTCGTTACAACTGCGTGCGTTATGCCGTAACACCTACTGCTAATGCTATGGGACCGAGTTACGTGGACCCTCGTAGCGGTGAAATTCTCGTGGCTGACGTGATCTGGTATCACAACGTGATTTCTCTTGTACACGATTGGCGTTTTGTTCAGACGGGAGCCGTTGATCCTCGCGTTCGTACGGAAGTATTCAGTGACGACGTGATGAATGAATCTTTACGTTACGTGGCATCACACGAAATCGGACACACGTTAGGTCTGATGCACAACATGGGGGCAAGTTACTCTTTCCCCGTAGACTCTTTGCGCAGCCCGTCATTCACGAAAAAATACGGAACTACCCCAAGTATCATGGACTACGCTCGTAACAACTACGTGGCTCAACCCGGAGACTACGAACGCGGTGTAAACCTCGTTCCGCCCGTATTAGGAGTATACGATATTTACGCTATCAACTGGGGGTACCGGATTATACCGAACGCTAATACTCCGGAAGCCGAAGTCGCAACATTAAATAGCTGGATCGAAGAAAAATCTGACGATCCGATGTATCGTTTCGGGGCGCAGCAATTCCCGCAGACACTTGACCCGACTGACCAGACAGAAGATTTAGGAGATGATCACGTGAAAGCCAATTCACTTTGTATCAAGAACCTCAAGATCATCATGAACAACTTGGAACAATGGTGCAGCAAACCGGGAGCCTCGTATAAAGACATAAAAATGTACTACAATGGAATCCTGAGCCAGTACCAAAGAATGCTTAGCCACGTGTTGGCTTACCCCGGTGGTGTTGAATTCACGGACCTAGTACAAGACGGTAAAGGCGGTGTAGCTAAAAAATACATCCCGAGAACCAAACAGCAAGAAGCTATCAAATGGTTAGTAAACGAAGTAACTACATGCCCGAAATGGTTGATCACGAATGATCTGAGAGAGAAATTGGAATTAAACCCGAATATGTACGATCAATTACAATACGCTGTGGTAGGTAAAATCTTCAACGCAGCTACTCTTGGTAGTATATACGAGGGAGAACGTTCCGGCCAAAAAGACGCTTATAAGCTTGATGCCTATGTAAATGACGCTTATAAATTACTTATGGCTCCGACCCTTGCATCCCGTTCACTTTCTCACGAAGAAATGAACTTACAAGCTGCTTTAGTAACCATTGCCAGCCAAATGAGTGGTCTTCAAGCTACTCCTGCGGCCTCAGCACCAAAAAGACTTACTTCTATCGATCCGACCGAGGCATTGGCAACTTTAGAAAACAGCGTAAATAGCCAACATAAACTTTGTAGCCATGCTGCATGTAATCTGGGAGAATATGACTACTTCCGCATGACAATGAATGCTGCAACACTTCCTGCATCAGTAGGACGTCCTGCCATGTTATCATTGTTGAAAAAAGTACAAGCTCTTTACAAAGAAAAACGGGGTACCGGAAATGCTGCAACCCGCGCATTCTACGATTACCAAATCATAACTATTGACAAGTTATTCAAAGACTAG
- a CDS encoding M48 family metallopeptidase, which produces MSSETIFFIIVVFLCLDFVLERVLESLNSKHMSPVLPDSLKGIYEEKEYSRFQSYKRENGRLDSWSSGVGFVVMIVFLVAGGFGWYNSWVVSLTDSVVWQTILFVVGLSVVSSVLDIPFDYYATFRIEEKYGFNKTTRRVYWLDTVKELFLSLVLGGVLLALVVWFYTWAGTYFWLYAWGAVTLFSVFMAMFYSQLIVPLFNKQTPLQEGSLRNKIQAFAGKVGFKLDNIYVIDGSKRSTKANAYFTGLGPKKRVVLYDTLIDELTEEEIVAVLAHEVGHYKKRHTLRSMVVSVIQMGVLFWLFSLCVNNVALSEALGGDRAYFQMGLIAFAILYSPVNLILGVGMNVWSRNNEYEADAFAARYYEGDYLVSGLKKISVKSLSNLTPHPLYEYIYYSHPSLLKRIDAIKRIHE; this is translated from the coding sequence ATGAGTTCGGAAACCATATTTTTTATCATTGTTGTTTTCCTGTGCTTGGATTTCGTGTTGGAGAGAGTATTGGAGTCTTTGAATTCTAAACATATGTCTCCCGTGTTACCTGATAGTCTGAAGGGAATTTATGAAGAGAAGGAATACAGTCGGTTTCAATCCTACAAACGGGAAAACGGGAGGTTGGATAGTTGGAGTTCGGGGGTTGGCTTTGTCGTGATGATCGTGTTTCTTGTGGCAGGAGGTTTCGGGTGGTATAATAGTTGGGTGGTTTCTTTGACGGATAGTGTGGTCTGGCAGACTATCCTTTTCGTGGTGGGGCTTTCCGTGGTATCTTCCGTGTTGGATATACCTTTTGATTATTATGCGACTTTCCGGATAGAGGAGAAGTATGGTTTTAACAAGACTACGAGGCGGGTCTATTGGTTGGATACGGTGAAAGAGTTGTTCCTTTCGTTGGTGTTGGGAGGGGTTTTGTTGGCACTTGTGGTGTGGTTCTACACGTGGGCGGGGACTTATTTTTGGTTGTACGCTTGGGGAGCCGTTACCCTGTTTTCCGTGTTTATGGCTATGTTTTACTCGCAACTGATCGTACCTTTGTTTAATAAGCAGACTCCTTTACAGGAAGGTTCGTTGAGGAATAAGATACAGGCTTTTGCGGGAAAAGTCGGGTTCAAATTGGATAATATATACGTGATTGACGGGTCGAAACGCTCCACGAAAGCAAATGCTTATTTCACGGGGCTGGGACCTAAAAAGCGGGTTGTCTTGTATGACACGTTGATTGACGAGTTAACGGAAGAGGAAATTGTGGCCGTGCTGGCTCATGAGGTTGGGCATTACAAGAAACGGCACACGTTGCGTTCAATGGTGGTTTCCGTGATACAGATGGGAGTGCTTTTCTGGTTGTTTTCCTTGTGCGTGAATAACGTGGCTTTGTCAGAGGCGTTGGGCGGGGACCGGGCATATTTCCAGATGGGATTAATCGCTTTTGCCATTTTGTATTCTCCCGTGAATTTGATTTTGGGGGTCGGTATGAACGTGTGGTCCCGGAATAACGAATACGAGGCAGATGCTTTCGCAGCTCGGTATTACGAGGGTGATTATCTGGTGTCCGGCTTGAAGAAAATATCGGTGAAGTCGTTAAGTAACTTGACTCCCCATCCCTTGTACGAGTATATCTATTATTCTCATCCGTCGTTATTGAAACGGATAGATGCTATAAAACGTATTCACGAATAA
- a CDS encoding competence/damage-inducible protein A, protein MKAIIITIGDEILLGQILDTNSQYISRQLTRLGAEVADILSIADQREEIWQWVDYAMKQAELIIVTGGLGPTKDDVTKKVLAEYFDTRLVMNEDVLRWIGKLLENGGMRMNEGNRSQAILPESAKILYNRKGTASGMWFERDGKILVSLPGVPFEMEDLMIQSVIPELQRLYPHLHLDYRMLKVYDIPESELALLLEKWEEHLPEGFSLAYLPSPGFVKLRLTAKGDQVFNLDARYDSLKEALEGQRYTEGENGGTERELGELLMLKGKTIATAESCTGGNIAVQLTSIAGSSAYFRGSIVAYANDVKERVLGVRPESLEQFGAVSEPVVRQMAEGARRLVGTDYAVSTSGIAGPTGGTAEKPIGTVWIGVAGPERTIARKFVFSFTRERNIGKATMKAIEMVIEEVRNGAVNK, encoded by the coding sequence ATGAAAGCTATTATTATTACTATCGGGGACGAGATTCTGTTAGGACAGATTCTGGACACGAATTCACAATATATTTCGAGGCAGTTGACCCGCTTGGGGGCCGAAGTGGCGGATATTTTGTCTATTGCTGATCAAAGGGAGGAAATATGGCAGTGGGTGGATTACGCCATGAAACAGGCGGAACTGATCATCGTGACCGGGGGATTGGGACCGACAAAGGATGACGTGACTAAAAAGGTGCTGGCAGAATATTTCGATACTCGCTTGGTGATGAATGAAGACGTGTTGAGATGGATCGGGAAGTTGCTGGAGAACGGGGGAATGAGGATGAACGAGGGAAATCGTAGTCAGGCTATCTTACCGGAATCGGCCAAAATTCTTTACAATCGCAAAGGAACGGCTTCCGGGATGTGGTTTGAACGGGACGGAAAGATATTGGTGTCTCTGCCGGGTGTTCCTTTCGAGATGGAGGATTTGATGATCCAGAGCGTGATCCCGGAATTGCAGCGCTTGTATCCACACTTACATCTGGATTACAGGATGTTGAAAGTGTATGACATCCCGGAATCGGAGTTGGCTCTTTTGTTGGAGAAATGGGAAGAACATTTGCCGGAAGGGTTCAGTCTGGCTTACCTGCCGTCGCCGGGATTTGTGAAGTTGCGTCTGACGGCTAAGGGGGATCAGGTTTTTAACTTGGATGCCCGTTACGATAGCTTGAAAGAGGCTCTTGAAGGACAGCGTTACACGGAAGGAGAGAATGGCGGGACAGAACGGGAACTTGGGGAATTACTGATGTTGAAGGGAAAAACGATTGCCACGGCAGAGAGTTGCACGGGTGGAAATATCGCGGTTCAGCTCACGTCGATAGCCGGTTCTTCTGCCTACTTTAGAGGGAGCATAGTGGCGTATGCCAATGACGTGAAGGAACGAGTGCTGGGAGTTCGTCCTGAAAGTTTGGAACAATTCGGAGCAGTCAGTGAACCCGTGGTACGGCAGATGGCAGAAGGAGCCCGCCGTTTGGTCGGGACGGATTATGCCGTTTCTACTTCCGGAATTGCCGGGCCGACAGGCGGTACGGCCGAGAAGCCGATAGGAACCGTGTGGATCGGGGTTGCCGGACCGGAAAGAACGATTGCCCGCAAGTTCGTGTTCTCGTTTACCCGTGAAAGAAATATTGGTAAGGCCACGATGAAGGCGATTGAAATGGTTATCGAAGAAGTGCGTAACGGGGCAGTAAATAAATGA
- a CDS encoding OmpA family protein, giving the protein MKKTFILLFVAILPLLASAQKEEVKVTVVEEESTAPWRGFVTNGFWDNWFISIGAGGQVYFGEYDSKDDFGRRITPTFDFSVGKWLMPTLGVRAQVGGFTLKGLTTDPANIYAKGPSRVDGYYKQKWQQFNVHVDGLLNLSNWIGGYRTDRFYEAVPFAGFGMIHGCSSVDNTKFMFVAGLINKMRLSNAFDFNIEIKGSLVPQAFDGDTGGSKGEGILGVTAGFTYKFNQRNFRREKPTEIISTGVSPEMLSAAEAKLAEQIRRADRLQDELNQARKAQPQVVKEVKAAPLAIFFNINKANITAKEMINLKYYAEIIKNNPNQVYRVTGYADKATGTPAYNQKLSEKRAQNVADALVKKFGVKASQLQVVGKGGVDNLYEGGVQLSRVVIVE; this is encoded by the coding sequence ATGAAAAAGACGTTTATTTTGTTATTTGTAGCGATTCTGCCGTTATTGGCTAGCGCACAAAAAGAAGAAGTTAAGGTGACTGTGGTAGAAGAGGAATCAACAGCTCCTTGGCGTGGTTTTGTTACCAATGGATTTTGGGATAACTGGTTTATTTCAATAGGTGCTGGCGGACAAGTTTATTTTGGCGAGTATGATAGTAAGGATGATTTCGGGCGTCGGATTACCCCGACATTTGATTTTTCCGTGGGAAAATGGTTGATGCCGACATTAGGAGTTCGGGCTCAAGTTGGTGGTTTCACGTTAAAAGGTTTGACGACTGATCCTGCTAATATTTACGCTAAGGGTCCTTCTCGTGTAGACGGATATTATAAACAAAAATGGCAACAGTTTAACGTGCATGTTGATGGGTTATTGAATCTTTCTAACTGGATTGGCGGTTACCGTACGGATCGTTTCTACGAGGCAGTTCCGTTTGCCGGTTTTGGTATGATTCATGGTTGTTCTTCCGTGGACAACACGAAGTTCATGTTCGTGGCAGGTTTGATCAATAAGATGCGTTTATCTAACGCTTTTGACTTTAACATTGAAATCAAGGGTAGTTTGGTTCCTCAGGCATTTGACGGTGATACCGGCGGCAGCAAGGGAGAAGGTATTTTGGGTGTAACAGCCGGATTTACTTATAAATTCAATCAGCGTAATTTTAGAAGAGAGAAACCGACGGAAATCATTTCTACCGGAGTTTCACCAGAAATGTTGAGTGCTGCCGAGGCTAAATTGGCGGAGCAAATTCGCCGGGCAGATCGTTTGCAGGATGAGTTGAATCAAGCTCGTAAGGCTCAACCGCAAGTTGTTAAAGAGGTAAAAGCAGCCCCGTTGGCTATTTTCTTCAATATCAACAAAGCAAACATTACCGCCAAGGAAATGATTAACTTGAAATACTACGCAGAGATTATCAAGAATAATCCGAATCAAGTTTATCGAGTTACCGGATATGCAGACAAAGCAACAGGTACTCCTGCTTACAATCAGAAGTTAAGCGAGAAACGTGCTCAGAACGTGGCAGACGCTTTAGTGAAGAAATTTGGTGTTAAGGCCAGTCAATTGCAAGTCGTTGGCAAGGGTGGGGTTGACAATCTTTACGAGGGTGGAGTTCAATTGAGCCGCGTGGTTATCGTTGAATGA